A single window of Plasmodium reichenowi strain SY57 chromosome 12, whole genome shotgun sequence DNA harbors:
- a CDS encoding putative membrane protein (conserved Plasmodium membrane protein, unknown function) has protein sequence MKNETQHFFIVCLFDIAFFAVCVCIWLYLRKNRDENKINDNIYILNHQTHSEIKIDNKETVGVTNDDSTTEVKKKTNRFRTFLNIKDDKIVNTEIKYYLFFLKANRNIIFSLCILGTFLVLPLYLSLPRNDINNPSFFHYISAGSISDINILTILYFITLIYSAISYAFIYLLWRKIRPSKKKTKKFLPQNFTIMVSRIDKKEINAYKIYEYFCNLTNNKVVSAYLILDYSIVYHEQKKIFNATKNLKLLKENEEKKNIKRDKSKNIFFSWTSKKKKKKNASSGPLSICDKNTNQNLKISKNNTTESNHMHNSVSIKKSKHAFVENNNTTANYKAKSDHNKLSSNDNIKNFNEDKKKKKHQNQIQNQIQNQIQNQNDGYSNASKGVTIQGNDKNMNSDINTSIERRIKKGTHKGNELYKQKSSSKVKENQILGKKEKEKNIKEEPQRDGVDKDDNKDGNNKDGNNKDGNNEDDNNEDGNNEDDNNDHHDNDDDNNEDDNNDDDNNDDDNNDENMENIESKRDNNNVEEEPACFLKDTTDEELVVEKSKLRKKKMAGSNYGYKLDLEEKLMRSTNNDMLFYDLDNLSTKDNDNIDIKYKKKKKKNIYKSESKTNFFDKIFFFLKKNKKSHWKKKLKEHLIKFYSIKNETPKKSTGVCFVSFIDTKSVHDCIHNIPFTERNKWVISNAPPNYDIIWKNLKNDSYKVCARFIILNALLLLANTIMIISVTSIDNILKLKIKKYKAADPSSSNLSAILTTWLSPFIVIFVNSIIQPALISCVSMIIGFIRKSSEHTYVLQGNFIFLILNTIIIPLLSLSPLSSIIKVMYSDEIGQWSTRLGEYLFNSSGFFAMRYLLHCCFLTCANQLLQIPQFSIRSIFKILTKKEISAWTFDFGYWYGFNTSILALILTFSVAVPFILPLGSLYFFLRYYIDKYNLIYEICRTNLDSHGAVVRTAIKFMLFSVAFFQLVMFTFFSRVQNKFISVGRNILFLSSSLTTLLLLCRSTEWVSTNHIKRKKGKRTFCYLCEKNVYVSNLKDLNKLKYAYANPCESKR, from the exons atgaaGAATGAAACACAACATTTTTTCATCGTATGTTTATTCGACATAGCATTTTTTGCGGTGTGTGTTTGTATATGGTTATATTTACGAAAGAACCGAGATGAAAATAAGATAAATgataacatatatatattgaatcACCAGACCCATAGTGAAATAAAGATAGATAATAAAGAGACAGTTGGTGTAACAAATGATGATAGTACTACAGAagtaaaaaagaaaacgAATAGATTTCGGAcctttttaaatataaaagatgatAAAATAGTAAATAcagaaataaaatattatttattttttttgaaagcaaatagaaatatcatattttctttatgtATCTTAGGAACCTTTTTAGTGTTAccattatatttatcctTACCAAGaaatgatattaataatccatccttttttcattatattagTGCTGGTAGTATATCcgatataaatatattaactatattatattttatcacGTTAATATATAGTGCTATTTCGTATgcatttatttatttattatggAGAAAAATTAGACCTAGTAAAAAGAAAACGAAAAAATTTCTTCCTCAGAATTTTACTATTATGGTATCTCGTAtagataaaaaagaaattaatgcttataaaatatatgagTATTTTTGTAACttaacaaataataaagtgGTCTCAGCTTATCTTATATTAGATTATTCAATAGTTTATCATGaacagaaaaaaatttttaacGCAACCAAAAATCTTAAATTACTTAAAGAGAAtgaagagaaaaaaaatattaaaagagATAAATCGAAGAATATCTTCTTTTCTTGGAcatctaaaaaaaaaaagaaaaaaaacgCGTCCAGTGGTCCCCTTTCCATTTGtgataaaaatacaaatcaaaatttaaaaatctcaaaaaataatacgACAGAAAGTAATCATATGCATAATTCTGTGTCTATTAAAAAATCGAAGCATGCATTCGtggaaaataataatacaacaGCAAACTATAAAGCAAAAAGTGATCACAACAAATTAAGTagtaatgataatattaaaaattttaatgaagataaaaagaaaaagaagcACCAAAATCAAATTCAAAATCAAATTCAAAATCAAATTCAAAATCAAAATGATGGATATAGTAATGCTTCCAAAGGTGTAACCATACAAGGAAATGacaaaaatatgaacaGTGATATAAATACAAGTATAGAAAGGAGGATCAAAAAGGGTACACACAAAGGTAATGAACTATACAAACAAAAATCTAGTAGCAAAGTGAAGGAAAATCAAATATTGggaaaaaaagaaaaagaaaaaaatattaaagaGGAACCTCAAAGGGATGGTGTTGATAAGGATGATAATAAGGatggtaataataaggatggtaataataaggatggtaataatgaagatgataataatgaagatggtaataatgaagatgataataatgatcatcatgataatgatgatgataataatgaagatgataataatgatgatgataataatgatgatgataataatgatgaaaatatggaaaatataGAATCCAAAAgagataataataatgtagaAGAAGAACCTGCttgttttttaaaagatacCACAGATGAAGAGTTAGTAGTAGAAAAAAGtaaattaagaaaaaagaaaatggCAGGTTCAAATTATGGTTATAAACTTGATttagaagaaaaattaatgaGAAGCACAAACAATgatatgttattttatgaTTTGGATAATTTATCAACAAAAGATAATGACAATAttgatataaaatataaaaagaagaagaaaaaaaatatatataaaagtgAATCAAAGACAAACTtttttgataaaatatttttctttttaaaaaaaaataaaaaaagtcattggaaaaaaaaattaaaagaacatttaattaaattttattcaataaaaaatgaaactCCAAAAAAATCTACAGGAGTATGTTTTGTATCTTTTATAGATACCAAATCAGTACATGATTGTATACACAATATACCATTTACagaaagaaataaatgGGTAATATCTAATGCCCCACCtaattatgatattatatgGAAGAATCTAAAAAATGATAGTTATAAAGTATGTGCTcgttttattatattaaatgcATTACTATTATTAGCTAATACAATTATGATTATATCTGTAACATCTATTGATAATATCTTAAAGCtcaaaattaaaaaatataaggCAGCAGACCCTAGCTCATCCAATCTGAGTGCTATTTTGACAA CTTGGTTATCCCCatttattgttatatttgTGAACAGTATTATTCAACCAGCTTTAATTTCGTGCGTATCTATGATTATTGGATTTATAAGAAAGTCAAGTGAACATACGTACGTGTTACAAGGaaattttatctttttaattttaaacaCAATTATTATACCTTTGCTTTCGCTTTCTCCCTTAAGTTCGATAATAAAG gTCATGTATTCTGATGAAATCGGACAGTGGTCAACACGTCTGGGAGAATATCTTTTTAACTCTAGTGGGTTCTTTGCTATGCGTTATTTACTTCATTGTTGTTTCTTAACATGCGCAAATCAGTTATTGCAAATTCCACAATTTTCaa TACGCTCAATTTTTAAGATTCTTACGAAAAAAGAAATCAGTGCTTGGACTTTTGATTTTGGATATTGGTATGGATTTAATACTTCCATATTAGCCTTGATATTGACATTTAG tGTTGCTGTGCCTTTCATATTACCACTAGGGTCCCTATACTTTTTCTTGCGATATTACATCGACAAATACAATTTAATTTATGAAATATGTCGAACAAATTTGGATAGTCATGGAGCAGTAGTTAGAACGGCGATAAAATTTATGCTTTTTTCAGTGGCCTTCTTTCAA TTGGTTATGTTCACATTCTTTTCGAGGGTTCAGAACAAGTTCATATCAGTCGGACgaaacatattatttttgtcaTCTTCCTTGACAACACTTTTATTGTTGTGTAGATCAACAGAATGGGTTAGCACCAATCacataaaaagaaaaaaaggGAAACGAACCTTTTGTTATTTAtgtgaaaaaaatgtttatgttagtaatttaaaagatttaaacaaattaaaatatgCTTATGCAAATCCTTGTGAATCAAAgagataa
- a CDS encoding vacuolar protein sorting-associated protein 26, putative (part of same gene as PRSY57_1249700A~gap found within coding sequence), whose protein sequence is LSTIFGSVCSIDLKIDADDNKKFAFLRKDKKGEKCPIFSDGEDINGTATISLKPGKKFEHYGIKLELIGQINILNDKANSYDFFSISKDLEPPGFLVESKQFKWKFSAVDKQHESYFGTNVQLRYFVRLNIIKGYSGNIQKEIDFIVQNLCIPPEINNTIKMEVGIEDCLHIEFEYDKSKYHLKDVVVGKVYFLLVRIKIKHMELDIIKMETSGVGKNYTTETVTLSKFEIMDGSPIKSECIPVRLYLSGFDLTPTYKNIQNKFSVKYYINLIIVDEEERRYFKKQEIFLWRKKMG, encoded by the coding sequence CTATCGACAATTTTTGGGAGCGTGTGCTCCATAGATTTAAAAATTGATGcagatgataataaaaaattcgCCTTTCTAAGAAAAGATAAGAAGGGAGAAAAGTGCCCAATATTTTCAGACGGAGAAGATATTAACGGAACAGCAACAATAAGTTTAAAGCcaggaaaaaaatttgaaCACTATGGTATAAAATTAGAACTAATTGgacaaataaatatattaaatgataaagCCAATTcttatgattttttttctatatcaAAAGATCTTGAACCTCCGGGATTTTTAGTAGAAAGCAAACAATTCAAATGGAAATTTTCAGCTGTCGATAAACAACATGAATCTTATTTTGGTACCAATGTTCAACTAAGATATTTTGTTAgattaaatataattaaagGATATTCTGGtaatatacaaaaagaAATTGATTTCATTGTTCAGAATTTATGTATACCACCtgaaattaataatacCATTAAAATGGAAGTAGGCATAGAAGATTGTCTACATATCGAATTTGAATATgataaatcaaaatatcACTTAAAAGATGTAGTTGTTGGAAAAgtttattttcttctagtaagaattaaaattaaacaCATGGAATTAGATATCATAAAAATGGAAACATCAGGTGTAGGCAAAAATTATACTACAGAAACTGTAACCTTGTCAAAATTTGAAATAATGGACGGATCTCCAATCAAATCGGAGTGTATTCCTGTGAGATTATATCTAAGTGGTTTCGACCTAACTCCCACTTATAAgaatattcaaaataaattctcggtcaaatattatattaacCTCATAATTGTTGATGAGGAAGAAAGGCGTTATTTCAAAAAGCAGGAAATTTTCTTATGGCGAAAAAAAATGGGttag
- a CDS encoding vacuolar protein sorting-associated protein 26, putative (part of same gene as PRSY57_1249700B~gap found within coding sequence) — M, encoded by the coding sequence atg